A section of the Centropristis striata isolate RG_2023a ecotype Rhode Island chromosome 7, C.striata_1.0, whole genome shotgun sequence genome encodes:
- the entr1 gene encoding endosome-associated-trafficking regulator 1, translating to MSKQRGSAKTLIITDDEQLEADELNPFSFREFLRWKNQDEDQDQDQEKTHLKRLFEVGTVTFDPEVRSCFYSEPSVTSQEEEDEWGRSFQSGVDSTSSLCTEEEEEDEEEEETRFSSKPEVQQGAAGEAAAAGGGAAGGAAGGGGAAAGGAAAGGTGGENYEGDDETSLAEPVSSCRRKSSRSQMQQLQQENQSLRRSLRDLQRKSAANENRVAELWEELQQRRRQEEKEAQDLESMVHSVETNLQLMTKRAVRAEGCVSRLKAELQQLQLEAESLRSENGSLKAAESEVVMTMRHNAQMASEYLNKTASHAHSSLRQLLGDAETLCLVSQLLQSIDKISSLDSES from the exons ATGTCCAAACAAAGAGGCTCCGCTAAAACTCTGATCATCACAGACG ATGAGCAGCTGGAGGCCGACGAGCTGAACCCGTTTTCCTTCAGAGAGTTTCTACGCTGGAAGAACCAGGATGAGgatcaggaccaggaccaggagaaGACACACCTGAAG AGGCTGTTTGAGGTCGGGaccgtgacctttgaccccgagGTCAGGAGCTGCTTCTACTCTGAGCCCTCTGTGACATCACAG gaggaggaagacgaatGGGGGCGGAGCTTCCAGTCAGGAGTGGACagcacctcctccctctgcaccgaggaggaggaagaggatgaagaggaggaggagaccag GTTCTCCTCAAAACCTGAAGTACAGCAGGGAGCAGcaggtgaagcagcagcagcaggaggaggagcagcaggaggagcagcaggaggaggaggagcagcagcaggaggagcagcagcaggaggaacaggaggagagaACTATGAAGGAGACGATGAAACGTCCCTAGCGGAGCCGGtcagctcctgcaggaggaagaGCAGCAGGAGTCAAATGCAGCAG ctgcagcaggagaaccAGTCTCTCAGGAGGTCTCTCAGGGATCTTCAGAGGAAATCAGCAGCCAATGAGAACAG GGTGGCGGAGCTGTGGGAGGAGCTACAGCAGAGGAGGCgtcaggaggagaaggaggcgcAGGACCTGGAGAGCATGGTCCACTCAGTGGAGACGAACCTGCAGCTGATGACG aaGCGAGCAGTGAGAGCAGAGGGGTGTGTCTCCAGATTGAAGGCGGAGcttcagcagctgcag CTGGAGGCGGAGTCTCTGCGATCGGAGAACGGCAGTCTGAAGGCAGCAGAGTCTGAGGTCGTCATGACGATGAGACACAACGCTCAGATGGCGTCTGAGTACCTGAACAAGACGGCGAGCCACGCCCACTCCTCCCTCCG ccagCTGTTGGGGGACGCGGAGACACTCTGTCTCGTGTCTCAGCTGCTTCAGTCCATCGATAAGATTTCCAGTCTGGACTCAGAGTCCTGA
- the chek2 gene encoding serine/threonine-protein kinase Chk2 — protein sequence MFQETPHEGDQPTQSTSQATQSPSQAQSTQSTQSPSQAQSTQSTQSPSQAQSTQSRSQQGSSSSSGPTSASQSSSGSGTLSSVDTLPVTLPSVPEEPEPQPWGRLLPMARGFRSLDCVEDQYLFGRGSRCNYVLDDPDEKGSTKFRIYSKKHFRIYREGSEVFVEDFSNNGTFVDGVLIGQQKKLPLINNAVLALAEQRNKVFVFIDLISDDQSSLPKQLQEKYVLTRRIGTGVCGEVRLAFERSSCRKVAVKVIHKKNFQSEGTATRNAETEIEILQRVDHPCLIKTEDFYQTEDSYYIVLELMEGGELFHRVKSQQQLKESVAKLYFYQMLKAVQYLHSIGIIHRDLKPENILLSSQEDTCLIKVTDFNQSRILEEASLMRTLCGTPSYLAPEVFTQASTTGYGLAVDAWSLGVLLFVCLGGYPPFHDGFGRQSIREQIIKGEFTMVTSKWRHVSDQAKDMVRKLLVVDPSKRMTIEEALQHTWLQDQVTVQTAHRLMFPDGAPPPDVAVATGAESASGAGGRKRRREEEEEAGHPAKRSKTPPPAPL from the exons atgtttcagGAGACGCCACATGAGGGGGACCAGCCCACCCAGTCTACGTCCCAGGCCACCCAGTCCCCATCCCAGGCCCAGTCCACCCAGTCCACCCAGTCCCCGTCCCAGGCCCAGTCCACCCAGTCCACCCAGTCCCCGTCCCAGGCCCAGTCCACCCAGTCCAGGTCCCAGCAGGGCTCAAGCTCCTCCAGCGGGCCGACCTCGGCCAGCCAGTCGTCCAGCGGCTCAGGGACGCTGAGCAGTGTGGACACGCTCCCTGTCACACTGCCATCCGTCCCTGAGGAGCCCGAACCCCAACCCTGGGGCCGCCTGCTGCCCATGGCCCGCGGGTTCAGGAGCCTCG ACTGTGTGGAGGACCAGTACCTGTTTGGGCGGGGCTCTAGGTGTAACTATGTTCTGGACGATCCGGATGAAAAAGGATCAACAAAGTTCAGAATCTACAGCAAAAAACACTTCAGGATCTACAGA gagGGCAGTGAGGTGTTTGTGGAGGACTTCAGTAACAACGGGACGTTTGTTGATGGGGTTCTGATCGGTCAGCAGAAGAAGCTTCCTCTGATCAATAACGCCGTGCTGGCTCTGGCTGAACAGAGGAACAAAG tgtTTGTCTTCATTGATCTGATCTCTGACGATCAGTCCAGTTTACCCAAACAGCTCCAGGAGAAATACGTGCTGACTCGACGCATCGGCAC agGTGTGTGTGGGGAGGTGCGTCTGGCCTTTGAACGTTCTTCCTGCAGGAAGGTCGCTGTGAAAGTAATCCACAAGAAGAACTTTCAGTCTGAAGGG ACGGCGACGCGGAACGCCGAGACAGAGATCGAGATCCTGCAGCGTGTCGACCAT CCTTGTCTCATAAAGACGGAGGACTTCTATCAGACGGAGGACAGTTATTACATCGTGTTGGAGCT gaTGGAGGGGGGGGAGCTGTTCCACAGGGTCAAgtctcagcagcagctcaaagaATCTGTGGCCAAACTTTATTTCTACCAGATGCTGAAAGCTgtccag tacctCCACAGTATCGGGATCATCCACAGAGACCTGAAACCAGAAAACATTCTGCTGTCCTCACAGGAAGACACCTGTCTCatcaag GTGACGGACTTCAACCAGTCCAGGATCCTGGAGGAGGCGTCCCTGATGAGGACTCTGTGTGGGACTCCGTCCTATCTGGCTCCTGAAGTCTTCACCCAGGCCTCCACCACAGGCTATGGCCTGGCCGTGGACGCTTGGAGCCTCGGAGTCCTGCTCTTCGTCTG TCTGGGGGGTTATCCTCCGTTCCATGACGGTTTCGGTCGTCAGTCAATCAGGGAGCAAATCATCAAAGGAGAGTTCACCATGGTGACGTCCAAGTGGAGACACGTGTCCGACCAAG CGAAGGACATGGTGAGGAAGCTGCTGGTTGTTGATCCCAGTAAGAGGATGACTATAGAGGAGGCTCTGCAGCACACCTGGCTACAG gacCAGGTGACGGTGCAGACGGCTCACCGGTTGATGTTTCCTGATGGTGCTCCTCCTCCCGATGTTGCTGTTGCTACG gggGCGGAGTCAGCCTCTGGAGCTGGCGGGAGGAAacggaggagagaagaagaggaggaggcgggACATCCTGCCAAGAGGAGCAAAACCCCGCCCCCTGCCCCTCTGTAA
- the gstt2 gene encoding glutathione S-transferase theta-2 produces the protein MAARRAVELYLDLLSQPCRAVSILLGCTNIPHTVRTVALRKGENRTPEFTKLNPMQKVPVMEDNGFVLTESDAIMKYLATKYDVPEHWYPRQPERRARVDEYTAWHHSNTRPHAARVFILEVLLPVQTGSPVDEDRLSRALSQLEDTLGKLESMFLRRQPFLCGDDITVADLLAVCELMQPEGGGRDVLQRHPELQHWRSRVQAATGEHFDRAHAVLYALRDRRKAKL, from the exons ATGGCAGCCCGCCGGGCAGTAGAGCTTTACCTGGACCTGCTGTCGCAGCCCTGCCGGGCGGTCAGCATCCTGCTGGGCTGCACCAACATCCCGCACACGGTCCGGACCGTGGCCCTGCGGAAAG gagaaaacaGGACCCCAGAGTTCACAAAGTTAAACCCCATGCAGAAAGTCCCCGTGATGGAGGACAACGGCTTCGTCCTCACagagag tgacgCCATCATGAAGTATCTCGCCACCAAGTACGACGTCCCGGAGCACTGGTATCCACGGCAACCAGAGAGGCGTGCCAGGGTGGACGAGTACACGGCGTGGCACCACAGCAACACCAGACCACACGCTGCCAGAGTGTTTATActggag GTGCTCCTCCCGGTTCAGACCGGGTCTCCGGTGGACGAGGACCGTCTGTCTCGTGCTCTGTCTCAGCTGGAGGACACTCTGGGCAAACTGGAGTCCATGTTTCTGCGCCGACAGCCCTTCCTGTGCGgcgatgacatcacagtggCTGACCTGCTCGCCGTCTGTGAGCTCATGCAG CCGGAGGGCGGTGGCAGAGACGTGCTGCAGCGGCATCCTGAGCTGCAGCACTGGAGGAGCAGAGTGCAGGCGGCCACCGGCGAGCACTTCGACCGGGCACACGCCGTGCTGTACGCCCTGCGAGACCGCCGCAAGGCCAAGCTGTGA